AAGACACATGATTCCTTCTTATAGATCATGAATCCTAGATCTTATAACATCTAATCTTGAGATCACAGCACTCTATCAATATGGAGAGTGCCTCGGGGATACCAAATCAAGCAGCCAGCCCTCTATCTTGAACTAGTGTTGGTTCTGGCATCATACGAAAAACACTATCTAGGTAGGACCATAAGTGCTTTAACTGACATATTAGTACAAGGACTCAATCCCAACAGGATATCCCACGGGACACCAAGATGGGGTACCATTCTGAGTGTTGTAGGACCATCCTACCATTGCCCCAGCATCCCAATTGGCACATTTTGAAACATCCTCTATCTCAAGTGTCACACTCTAACCTAGGTGTCAGAACAACAGTGCGTTCTATTCCATAGGAAAACTAGGACAATCCCATTCCACAAGATTTAAGACCTCCAGTGaaacattcatatttttttagcaaattCTACATTATTTTATGCAAACTTTTCAATGGAAAATTACTTTCCCCATAAATATGCACTTATAGCAAAATTTGCATTCAGACAAAAAGTAGAAGCTTATTCTTTCTAATCAAGCAATGAGATCGGTTTATTCTAGCTTGTCAATTACATTATTTAATTGGGTCATTCTTACTTGGATTTCCAAATTCATGGCTTATTTCCAGTtaaactcatatggcattttcaAAACCACAAATAAGGAAAACAGATCACTTTATTATGATTTATAAGTACTTTAAATATCAAGCATTTCTTTGGTGTAGATAACTATCATGGGAAATCTTATGTGGACACTTGATACAAATATCAAGTGTTGAAGTGTCTTGAAGAGTTGGACAGCGGCTCTATAAAAACAAGCAAATACAAAGACATGTCCATGTTATATTCATTTATTCATTCATTCACAGATAACTATCATGGGCAGTGTTACCTGGACACTTGATATAGATATCAAGTGTTGGAGTATCCAGAAGAGCTGGACAGAGGCTCGTTAAAAACAAGTAGATGTAGAGACATGTCCATGCTatattcattcattcatttatgCATGTATGTAGGAACTTATATATGTGTACTTGTGTGTAACATGTCCTCATATATGTCTATGCATATCTATGTGTATATGTACTATGCATATTGTATAcgcatatgtatgcatgcatgcatatatatgtatgtatattgaATTTGTGTTACCTATTGCTTTCTAATTAGATAGAATTCATAAACCCTTGCTGAATGTTATATTAGACCAGAAAACTTCTAAGAATAAGCACCAAAATCGAGCATGTAACCATGCCAATATCATGGTAGGTGATTTGAAGTATCAGGGAGAGTCACAAAGTGTCCAATGCGTCTAGGTGTCTGGATATGGCAGATAAACCAGTTTTTTTCATGTTGTGTTAACACTGGTCATGGGTGAGTGAAATTGCTACTGAGCCAGCAGTAGGCATTTGGGCTCTCTACATACCAGATATCATGTGTATATTAAAAATTTGTCACACCTGTTGCTTTCTAATTAGATAGAATTCATAAACATTTACTAAATGTTGTTCCCGCTTTGCGCGAGCAAAGGCATGAAGGAGCTCACCTTCGGCTAAGGCATTCATTCAAAGGACTGATTTGAAGTGTCAGGGAGTGTCACAAAGTGTCCAAGTGTCTGTCTAGATATTTCAGAAAACCCAATTCTTTACATTTCCAAGTAACACTGGTCATGTGTGAGTGAAATTGGTATTGAGTCAGATGTAGGCATTTGGGCTCTCTATGCACTAGATCAGCTTCTTTCAAAGTCTGGCCTTAAATAACTCTAATCTTCTTGAGTATCCTGATCCGCTATTCGTTCTTTATTGAATTCCTCAGTATCACTAACAACCTTTCCATAGTTTAGGTCATCAAAGTATAAACTAAGGTTTTAAGTCCCAGTGGGACGGAGGGAGTCCAGGCCATCACGTCCTGCTCCTGTGGGAAAATAGAATTGGGACAATGTCGAGACACTAAAACCCATCCaagcagagagagaaagaaagaggaaagaaaggaaggaaggaaagatgaagaaataaacaaagtgaaaggaaagaagaagaaaaagacaagaaagaaaagaagggagaagaaaagtaaagaaaggaaggaaagaagaaagaaaagaaagagaaagaagaaaaaaataaataaataaaagggataTCATttagaaaaaggaaaggaaagaaagaagaaaacgaaggaaagaaacaaaaaacaaaaaaaagaaaagaaggagaaaaagagataGAGGATATCTACAGGGACACATGATCAGGATTGCCGTTTGGATGGGATGGGATAGCGAGGCATCCTGTTTCATAGAGAAACCGAGACAACCCCATCCCACGAGATTTAAAACCTTTGTATGAACCTCTACACAAAATAAATCCATAAAAACCTGCTTAGAACTTTTGTATTCATGTTTGGCCCTCTTTTGAGATGATATATGGTTATAAGTGATGCTTTCAACTACTTCACaaaatttggatttttttttagctAAAACTTTTTGTAGTATTTTACTTCATAAGCTTCTTCTTGAGTTCAAAATTAATAGTTAACCATCAGAATGGTCCCAAACCATCTTTTAGCTTTTTCCTTTGTTCAAACATTTTCTTGACCATATCAAGGGAAGCACTATCTTCTAACACCACCGAATCCCACTCGAAACTTGTTGATGTCCTTTCAATGGTGTTAAGCACTTGTCTTTTCTTTTCTGCATTAAAAGAACAGAACTAAGCTCTTGCTTCCAATTCCTCATCATCAAATAATAAAGTCAACATTACAATTAAATTTGGCACCTATCACCTTTCATCATTCTTGCTTTACCTTCGAAAGGAGTTTGTTTATAAACTTGATCCATGAAATCCTGCTTCCTAATAAGTATATGTCATTCTATATTTCTCTGGATTGTTTCATGACCATAGCAATATAATCATCCAAATTTAACACCACCTACAAGATTTTCTGTACCATGTGGGACATCCGTATGTTCACAGTTTTTTTATGCAATTAACCTGCAATAACTAATGCTCTGGAAAATTAACTTCAGACCCACCTGATAGGTCTGTACATAAACCCTTAATTCTCGGTAGAGATGTTCATAAAATCCCATGTGGTTGCTTAGAGATGGATAACACTATGACCAATTGAAGCCACAACAATCCATTAAATGTTGGAAAGAAAATCCAATGTGGTTGCTCAGAGATGGATAACACTGTGACCAATTGAAGCCACAACAATCCGTTAAATGTTGGAAAGAAAATCTCTATATTGCCATTTGAACAATCTCACAAGTATTCTAAGCGATTATCAACACATATAGATGGATGCACTTATTTTtctggttttattttttgttgggGAGTCAAGGAACTTAATACTGCAGCATCTTTAGCCATCACCAGGATGCTATATACCTCTTCAGTAATAAAGGTAGAAAAGGATCAGCTATAAGAAAAAATGCACAAGAGGGAGGACTTCATATAAAATGGCGCAAAACTAACTTATGATGACTATTTTCCCTCTCTATTGTTTTAATGCACTCTGTTTTCAGTCACCATTTCAAGAAACAAATGCTCCATACTTATCAAGActttccaaaaaatttttcagcaTACACCTGACTATAACACCATACTTCCAAAACAAAACTTGATTTTTCTAGAATTCCTTATCCATCCAAACATAAAGATTTCAGTTTTTCCCAACAGACCATGTTTCCATTTATAAATTTTCACAGCATTCACTATTAGGGCTGAAACTGGATCGGATAccagcatatccatatctatttttgttTTGTCTTATGAATACAAATACGGATACGGATATCATTCAGATGCAAATATTCataccatatttattttaaatagataatgATACAATTTGGATACTGAGAGTATAGATATAATTACaaatataacttagataattaaactttatgactacaaaatcaaagatattactaaatagatgataaatcaagttaataacatgtttatatggttgtatattttttttaaaatttaataagtgctatataaaattatatagggttACATGTAGATTCATATATTAggatacggatcggatagttctctatccatatttatatccatttttctttgacggATATGGATACGAATACAGATATTAGTCGGATTCTTAAATTTTTGTCCATATCTAGATTGATTCGGATACGAAAATAGATTCGGACGGAtaatatccataccactttcacccctaTTCACTACACAGCTGACATCACCCAAGGCAGCCAATCCAGCATATGCAAATCAGGTTTCCAATTTCAACAAGTAAAAAATAGTGCATGAGGTACATACCTCAACATAGTCTCCAGCCTTTGCAACAATCCTCTTTATGAAAACATCATCCTCCTTGAATCCAAGATCCTACAAGCAGAACCAATATGAGAGACCCAAACTATGAATAAGATAAGAAAGTTAAGTGAAAATACTTCTCATGGAAAAACCAAAACCTGTAAACCATTAGACGCCCTGAAAAGCACAATGTCATCCACGGAAGGGCTCCTGAAATAGTACGAAACctagaaaaaggaaagcaaacattAATTAAgacacttcaaaaaaaaaaaaaaaacaaacaaacaaagtcATGATATCCAGAAGCCAGAAAAATTCAAGTGGACAAAGAAATCCAACAATGATTAGCTTCCTTACCTTTTCAGCGATGATCCGATCACCAGCACGGAAAGTAGGGAGCATGGAGGAAGAGGCAATGTAACGGACTTCAGCAAACATGGTCGATATCAAGAGCAGCACAAGAAAAAGCTTGAACCCATCAACCCCAGGCCACCACCGCCTTCGAAGAGACATCCAGCTCCCCTCCCCATTAGCCTCATTTCCATACGTCAGGGTCTCACTCTCGACAAGAGACTGAGAACGGGAAGGACTCAGAGACATCAGGAATTCATGGCACGGCATCCATCGGAGGGAAGGGCAAGAGAGAAACTGGCACAGCCACCAAGATTTCAAGAACCACATAACACGAGAGGAGAAattgaagagaaagaggagaggagggtGACGGCTAGAAGACACGGAGGAATGGAGGGGGCAGGAGATCATGCGAGGAGGGGTTTCAAACGGACGGAGAGGACGCGGATGCGTCGGAGGCGCTGGTCGAAGAAGCAGTGGAGGGTGTGGAGCGAGCAGTGGAGGGTGTGGAGGGAGCAGTGGAGGCGCCGGGCGCGGACGCGCAGCTCCAGAAGGAGCAGATCCAGGAGGAATTGGAACAAGATCAGCGGCTTCTTCAAGTGATTTGGATCTTCTCGAACAAAGGAGGGGGATGGAGAAGTGAGGAGGAGGAAGACAAGGAGAAGGTACAGGAGATATTCAGGCATAATAATAGCTCTAATAAGGATGGAAAGGGAACGAACGGGGTCTTTCTTTAGAGAGGGGAGAAAGCGGTGGACGAAGGAGCCATAGGAGGAGGAGAGACCTCTCTTCTTGAAGAAGCCTTGAAGGAGCAAGAGAGGAAAATGGAAGGAGAGAACAGGAGGAactaaaaagagaggagagaacgCTTTCTTCCGCCCCAAGTCTCTCCTCGGTGGTAGGGTCGGGGTTTGGTACGGGCTCGAGACTGGAGTGGGCTCCGGAGTACAATGGGTTCTCCTCGCTTGTTTCCACGCGGCATGGGTACAATTGGTGGTGCGGTTGTATGCGAGCCCTGGAATCCATACCTTATGGGAAGGAAAAATGCGTTGCTGTGGATGCTTGTTTCCTCGTATGTTTCGTGCTGTCCGGTGTCCCCTGACGTCTAAGAAATGCACCAACGGATCCGTCATCGACCATGCCATCACAGCGGATATCTTCGGGATTCAtcctcaaaaattttgaatcggtAAAAATCTATCCTATATATTAAAACATATTCTTCCACTCTCTTTATATATCATGTAGCGTGTAACACATCAAAACTGATTGTGTACGTACATTAAACATGAAGGgctaaatactttttttttttttcttcgatgCACTTTAGATCTCTCCCGTAGGTGCTTTCCTTCCTACAGAACCCTCACCATAGCCTACCACCGGTCTCCACCATTATCTTTCTCTCCATCGTCATCAACGTCGGCCATTCCTTTCGATCTCTCTCACGATCTCTTTTAGGTGATGTTTTTCTTCCCACATATCTCCGAAAAAGAAAGACCGATGACCTCCTTGCTCTCCCACTGGTCTCTGCTGCCGCTCTCCTCCCAATCCTCACCGATATTGGGCTTCCTCCTCCTATCTCCCGTAGGTGCTCTCTTTCCCAcagattttcattttttttggaactcttccagatcCCTCGCGCAGCGGATGAGATTTTGTGCAACGGGTGAGGCACGGCCTGCAGAGACGTCGGAGCAGGGGCGGGGCGTGAGCtacagggttttttttttttgttttcgtgGACTGCATGGGAGGCGGGGGCAAGCACGGCCGGCGGAGATCGTGCGGTCCACAGGGGAACAAAACCCCACCCCCTCCTCTTGCGGCTCCACTAGCCATGGCTCCCCCCGCCCCCCACCTCCTCCCTCCCCCTCACGGCTCCGCCGGCCATGCCTCCCCCCCACCTCATGGCTCTGCCAGCCGTTGCACCATACGGCTCCACCCGCCACACCCCCGTGGCTCCACCAGCTGCACCTCATCCGCTGCAAAGCGTAGGTGACATCCTAGTATTGATATGAATCATGATGATGAGCACTATCAAATCCATCATGAAGTATCGAAATGAAGCAATCTCATCATCTTCCATTCAATACTTAGCTCGGGGTACCACCGACCTTCGAATTGAACCCTCATCGATGACAGGAATGAAGTTCTGCAACCAATGCCGAAACAGACTCCCGTCGACTCTAGATTGGGATCCCACCGACCACAAAGGAcaaggtctcacaatccatcttGATGTGGATCTGATCAGGATGGCACTTCGGCCACAGCCGACCTCAGTCCACCAATCAATTAGATcacatgagaaattaattgaaatcTCCCAACAAACTCCCAGAATATTCACATAACAAGCACCCATGACTAACAACCTAGTTAATAGATGGACTCTCTATTCTAACAACCTACAGGTTCAAGCATAACAAACTCCAGCACCTCTTTATATAAAGGCAATAAGGGGATACTAAAAGATAGCACACATAACGCTACGTTATGTCATACTAGGCTAAGACTCTCTCTTATTATGCTCAAACTccagctgacttaagcatcgaagagtCCCCTATCGAAGCACCCCCTCTCTGGCATGAGTGGACTTCTCTTGTATGTCTTACCACAGACGGATGCTTCCTCTTCCACCACATTATCTCTTATCGAAGCCTTGACGTAATAATTTGGTGCTAAAGAAAGGATCCAGCAACCCAATTAGAGAGAGAGAATGCCTTGCTGCAACCACTCCATCGCTTCCTACTGATGGCCTACTCAGAGAAGCTGAGGGGAGCCACCCAAGTGTCTGCCTTTCATGGGCCTACAGAGCCAATGCAGCCACCCATGATGGTGAACCCCCAACAATTTGGTGACCTAGTCCGCTAGGTCCAGGCACTGACGAACGCTGTCCAGCACCTGCAGCAAGCTGTGAGCAGTGGCAGTCACCTCACTTCACTCCTCAAGCAGTGCCATCTTGGCACAGCTACCAGGACCAATCTCCGATCTTCAAAATTTCTCCTTGAGAAATGTGTCGATCGACCTCAGTCGATCAGTGATCACCATCCTACTGTGAGTCCGCTCACGATAGACGATATCGATGATCCCCCACTTTTTCTAGTGGAGACTCGACGTTGGGCTATTCATCCTAGCCCAAATGATCTCATCGAGAGGAGAACCTCTTGCAGAAGATCTAAGAGATCGAGCACCGACTGGCGGAGGTCCAGGTGGGTGGTAGAGAGAACGATGAGGTCTTCAGCTTCAGTTCTCGACTATCCTTCGTGCGCTCTATCCTTCAAGAACTGATCCTGAGTTGGTTCAAGATACCAATAATGGGGTCCTACAATAGCTCCACCAACTTGCTAGATCACTTGGAGGGCTACAAAGCCTTCATGATGCTTCAGGATGCTTCGGATGCCATCCTCTACTTCACCTTCCTTATAATTTTGAAGAAGGTGGCATGAATCTGGTACTCTGAGCTTCAACCGGGGTCCATACTTTCTTCGAGCAATTTGGATACAAGTTCGTTGCTCACTTTGGGAATAGACAAGTCCAATCGAGGACTTTGGATAGCCTCTTCTTCCTCCagtagaaagagagagagtcttTGCATGACTACGTGGCGCAATTTAACGCAGCCACATTGGAAGTGCGCAACCTGGACGAAGCCGTCGCCATGTCGACTTTGAAGTGAGGCCTCCACAATGAGCGCCTTACTACTCCCTCGACAAGACATATTCAAAGGACTATGCTGATCTTCTAGCTTGGGCCTATAAGTACATACAAGCCGAAAAGGATCGGATCGTGCATCGATAGGAGGAAGGTTGGGCCTTTAATGAAAAGAAACGTGCACGAGAGGATACAAGCTTGAACCAAGCTGAAGCAAAATCTTCTTGATTGGTAAAAGCTCTGCGATCAAGGAGTCAACCTTAATACTACAATAGCTATGCCCTATTAACTGGCCCTCAAGTTCAGATCCTCAAACAGATCGAGGGTGAAGAGTACCTTCGTCGACCTCACCAATGAAGACCCTATCAACTCAATGAAATAAGCAAAAGTACTGCTGCTTCCATCTGAGCATAATCACGACATCGAGAAGTGCCTCCAATTGAAGGACAAAATCAAGGTTCTCATTCAAAAAGACTACCTCGATAAATATATCTGAAAATAGTGCAATTGAGTACTTGAGAAATGCCTCGGCACTAGCCTGATGAAGACAATAATAACAATCGACCAATGACGGGTATCATCAATATGATCCCAGATCTCGAAGATGAAGAAaatttacggtagtgcagtacatacaattaaaaaattgtgcagcaaaaataatagattaacaatttaatcctaatcacatgtataagatctaatcttagactaccacattaggatctttgatataaaaaatatgtgctttagatctaaaaataaaaatcacatcgatctcatcaatgctgaaactctagatctaactattagatctaccataggaatcaaaataagttagagatcgttaccaaataaattttgatcttgatctcctctgatccaacgGTTAGAGAGGATGTTCCTtaggtcactcacagccacacgaagtcatctggcctctatagaaaaatccacgtgaagactggcacagatcagagGCTCGGAGATACTAGTCTGCaaataacttcgacagctgacctcttccttcttctacaagcatcttggacactccaaagtgataggagatctggaggaggaacagaagaggaggagaagaggctctgaaaataaaaaatctattaaaaaattgatcatgagatgTCCAAGAGAAGGGTCCCCTTTTAATAGACTGggaattaggactttctaagaaaggatgccataaatcaacaccaaaacccctttttggtattcctaaaaattccaaaaaaatcattaagatgtggagaaaaaaatctagagtctcacatgccaaaggattcctcaagaaaaataagaaaaaaaataatatggctccaataatataccatatacaaaaaaaatttttcctagtctgcatcttatctctaatttggatcgcattcgaattaggtaagagataatattatgactcatcagctatagccaaccactgttattagatcctctctcatgatgccaaaaattacaactcaaatccaattaggcatgaagaaattagcatggatccagatgtggcgcaaaaaataaggatagagtcctaatctgacttggactcttcatttctaattcaattctaatccaaatcaaatttagattaaaaccaccgatagaaatgaacctaatctaattaagaatctaaatatctcatcaaattcttaactcaattaagaattagccgagtccaaaccctgatcgaatcaggattaaatttttcttgtaatcggatttgatcatatcaatcccaatctgagttgaac
Above is a genomic segment from Elaeis guineensis isolate ETL-2024a chromosome 1, EG11, whole genome shotgun sequence containing:
- the LOC105037322 gene encoding uncharacterized protein yields the protein MISCPLHSSVSSSRHPPLLFLFNFSSRVMWFLKSWWLCQFLSCPSLRWMPCHEFLMSLSPSRSQSLVESETLTYGNEANGEGSWMSLRRRWWPGVDGFKLFLVLLLISTMFAEVRYIASSSMLPTFRAGDRIIAEKVSYYFRSPSVDDIVLFRASNGLQDLGFKEDDVFIKRIVAKAGDYVEVHGGLLFINGIAQNEEFVAEKPVDSMGATRVPAGHVYVMGDNRSNSCDSREWGPLPVANIVGRYMMCCSRLSGL